GGTCATCGACGCGATCCAAAACAAGCTGTCCTTCGCCATCGGCGTCTTCGTTTCGAGATCCTGGAGGCCGACGGCTTCCTCGCTCACGACTTTGCCATCGTGATACAGCAGCGTCACCGATCCCGAGAGCGATCCGTCCTTCACTAGAGCCTCCATGCTTTCGCGAATCGACCTCACCTCCGCGTGGAGGCTCAGGGACAGCGAAAACAGCAGGCAGGTGACGAGGCGGATGAATTTCATGAGGGTCGCAGCATACGATGAAACCCCGGTGCTCTGTCAATCTCTTGCCTTCGCGCATCAGGACGCTATATCGCCACCATGTTCAAAACCGGCCAGCAGGTCGTCTGCATCGACGATCAATTCGATCCCTGGGTCTTCGACCTCTACAAGTCCCTGCCCAAGAAGGATCAAATCTACACCGTGCGTGCGCTCCGAGCCGGCCGCTCCAATCCGCAGTTCGTCGTCAATGACGATGCTGAAATCAAACTCGCGGGTGCCGAGTTTGATCTCCTTCTCCTGCTCAAAGAGCTCCACAACCCCGACGATCCGCATTCCAGTGTGAAGCAGGAACTCGGCTTCCGCTCCGAGCGTTTCGCCCCGCTTCTCGAACAAACCGAAGAAGAGGAAGAAGCCGAGCTCATCGGCGTCGGCCACGGCGAGAAGACATGGGAGCCCGAGCCTGCCTGGTCAAAGTAGTCGAGAGCTTTAGCTCGTCAGTCTGAGTTCGTAGTTTGGGCTTAAGCCCGTTCTGCCTTCATTGTGTTTGCGTTGAAAACTTGGCACCTTCGCCGCTGTTTGATACACCACACACCTCATGAGCGCCCCTCCCGACCTTCCGCCGTCCTCCGCCCCACTCACTGAACGCCAGATTGTCGAATTGCTCGCCACCGCTCGTCAGCGGCTCTTTGCCGAGGTTGGGAAAGTCATCGTCGGCCAGTTGCATGTCATTGATGAAATGCTCATTGCCCTGCTCGCAGGCGGTCACTGCCTCATCACCGGCGCACCGGGCCTGGCGAAGACCTTGCTCATCAAAACCGTCGCCGATGTCTGCCACCTTAGCTTTCAGCGCATCCAGTTCACGCCCGATTTGATGCCCTCAGACATCACCGGAACCGAAATCCTCGAAGACAGCCCCGAAGGCCGCAAACTCGTCTTCAGCCGCGGCCCCGTCTTCGCGAACATGATTCTCGCCGACGAAATCAACCGCACGCCGCCCAAAACACAGGCCGCGTTGCTCGAAGCCATGCAGGAGCACCAAGTCACCGTGAATGGCAAGACCATGCACCTGCCCGAGCCCTTCTTCGTGCTCGCCACGCAGAACCCCATCGAGCAGGAGGGCACCTATCCGCTGCCCGAGGCGCAGCTCGACCGCTTCATGCTCAACATCGTCATCGACTACCTCAGCGAGGACGATGAAGTCACCGTCGTCACCCGCACCACCAGCGGCAAAGGCGAGCCCGTGCAGCATCTCTTCACCGGCGAGCAGCTCCTCGCCTTCCAGCAGGTCGTCCGCAAAGTCCCCATCGCCGAGGATGTCGCCCGCTACGCCGTCCGCATCTCCGCCGC
The Prosthecobacter sp. genome window above contains:
- a CDS encoding MoxR family ATPase: MSAPPDLPPSSAPLTERQIVELLATARQRLFAEVGKVIVGQLHVIDEMLIALLAGGHCLITGAPGLAKTLLIKTVADVCHLSFQRIQFTPDLMPSDITGTEILEDSPEGRKLVFSRGPVFANMILADEINRTPPKTQAALLEAMQEHQVTVNGKTMHLPEPFFVLATQNPIEQEGTYPLPEAQLDRFMLNIVIDYLSEDDEVTVVTRTTSGKGEPVQHLFTGEQLLAFQQVVRKVPIAEDVARYAVRISAASRPGRDGVPDFINQWVSWGAGTRASQNLVLGAKTRCLLHNRTHVTADDIRAMALPVLRHRILVNYKAEAEGVTVEKVIAKLLETVKV